The Halobellus sp. MBLA0158 genome has a window encoding:
- a CDS encoding AEC family transporter, giving the protein MEVLGRLLGLLVLLFAGTGLRRVGILGPTRTRRLNDLAYYVALPALVFVSTYDRAIGDLLTPALVAGTLAVLFGTAGVAWLLHRNRVDRERRGVAIVQSYHSNLGYLGLPLIAATFSGDVTAVASVVLGVVSLTQVPLTIAVLTGINGAGASIGDELTELVRNPVLLTLVLGLTVGSIGVSVPGPLTVGLDALGSLALPLALLCVGASLQFELPDGDLGTSAAVVALKMAWMPALAWAVFSTLDVGAAAFTAAVVMLGMPTAVSTYVFANELGGDPEFASLNVFLTTLASVGTLFVLIQTVG; this is encoded by the coding sequence ATGGAGGTCCTCGGCCGCCTGCTCGGGCTCCTCGTGCTCTTGTTCGCCGGGACGGGTCTCCGTCGGGTCGGGATCCTGGGCCCCACGCGCACCAGGCGGCTCAACGACCTCGCGTACTACGTCGCGCTCCCGGCGCTCGTCTTCGTCTCGACGTACGACCGGGCGATCGGGGACCTGCTCACGCCGGCGCTCGTCGCCGGTACCCTGGCGGTGCTCTTCGGGACCGCCGGCGTCGCGTGGCTGCTCCATCGGAACCGCGTCGATCGGGAGCGCCGGGGCGTCGCGATCGTCCAGTCCTATCACTCGAATCTGGGCTATCTCGGCCTGCCGCTCATCGCCGCGACGTTCAGCGGCGACGTCACCGCGGTCGCGAGCGTCGTCCTCGGCGTCGTCTCGCTGACGCAGGTCCCGCTGACGATCGCCGTCCTGACGGGGATCAACGGGGCCGGAGCGTCGATCGGCGACGAGCTGACGGAGCTGGTCCGGAACCCGGTGTTGCTGACGCTCGTGCTCGGGCTGACGGTCGGCTCGATCGGCGTCTCGGTGCCGGGCCCGCTGACCGTCGGCCTCGACGCGCTCGGGTCGCTGGCGCTCCCGCTCGCGTTGCTGTGCGTCGGCGCGTCGCTCCAGTTCGAGCTCCCCGACGGCGACCTCGGGACGAGCGCGGCGGTCGTCGCCCTGAAGATGGCGTGGATGCCGGCGCTGGCCTGGGCCGTGTTTTCCACGCTGGATGTCGGCGCCGCCGCGTTCACCGCCGCGGTCGTGATGCTCGGGATGCCGACGGCCGTCTCGACGTACGTGTTCGCGAACGAACTCGGCGGCGACCCCGAGTTCGCGTCGCTGAACGTCTTCCTGACCACTCTCGCTTCGGTCGGGACGCTGTTCGTGCTCATTCAGACCGTCGGGTGA
- a CDS encoding CDP-alcohol phosphatidyltransferase family protein: MTAADRVPRALRREWAAAVALLALSTLGGAAALGPALAPTDPIGIDFGVLPRSPTVRWLAAAFTVLAFEATFTYRRLDANRPERSAEAAATPADAYASLGLPNLVTLVRGALFAGVAGFGLLAPTPAVAWAPAILYGAGCALDAVDGFLARRRDRTTELGAKLDLAIDTTGFLVAPVVAVLWGQLPVWYLSLSAARYLFKLGRGLRRRRGKPVYDLPPSRLRRPLAGLQMAFIAFALAPVLSLSAIRPLAALVLAPSLAVFVRDYLAVSGRLPRGDD, translated from the coding sequence GTGACCGCCGCCGACCGAGTGCCGCGGGCGCTCCGGCGCGAGTGGGCCGCCGCGGTCGCCCTCCTCGCGCTCTCGACCCTGGGCGGCGCCGCCGCTCTCGGCCCCGCACTCGCTCCGACCGACCCCATCGGGATCGACTTCGGCGTGCTGCCGCGGTCGCCCACCGTCCGCTGGCTCGCGGCCGCCTTCACCGTCCTCGCGTTCGAGGCGACGTTCACGTATCGCCGGCTGGACGCGAATCGCCCGGAACGCTCCGCCGAGGCCGCCGCGACCCCCGCCGACGCGTACGCGTCGCTCGGGCTTCCGAACCTCGTGACGCTCGTCCGCGGCGCGCTGTTCGCCGGCGTCGCGGGCTTCGGACTGCTCGCGCCGACGCCCGCGGTCGCGTGGGCGCCGGCGATCCTCTACGGCGCGGGGTGTGCGCTGGACGCCGTCGACGGATTCCTGGCGCGCCGCCGCGACCGTACGACGGAGCTCGGCGCGAAACTGGACCTCGCGATCGACACCACCGGCTTCCTCGTCGCGCCCGTCGTCGCCGTGCTCTGGGGACAGCTCCCGGTCTGGTACCTGTCGCTCTCGGCGGCGCGCTACTTGTTCAAACTGGGCCGCGGGCTCCGTCGGCGTCGCGGCAAGCCCGTCTACGACCTCCCGCCGAGCCGCCTGCGGCGACCGCTCGCCGGGCTCCAGATGGCGTTCATCGCGTTCGCCCTCGCGCCGGTCCTGTCCCTGTCGGCGATCCGACCGCTGGCGGCGCTCGTGCTCGCGCCGTCCCTCGCGGTGTTCGTCCGCGACTACCTCGCCGTCTCCGGGCGACTCCCGCGGGGCGACGACTGA
- a CDS encoding DUF7475 family protein, whose translation MATSTSTGGTLRTESLSGLHWLGIALAAVTGVLHLALGVSFVAGSLGSGLGWAFIVAGVGFLGGIAAILLDYRRRLVYLLGIPFTAGQIVIWYVVNAPDFSPPGIGDKIVQVLFVAVLIVLYRRS comes from the coding sequence ATGGCAACGAGCACGTCGACCGGCGGAACCCTCCGAACGGAGTCGCTCTCGGGACTGCACTGGCTCGGCATCGCGCTGGCGGCCGTCACCGGCGTGCTGCACCTCGCGCTGGGGGTCAGCTTCGTCGCCGGATCGCTCGGGAGCGGCCTGGGCTGGGCGTTCATCGTCGCCGGCGTCGGCTTCCTCGGCGGGATCGCCGCGATCCTCCTGGACTACCGACGGCGGCTCGTGTACCTCCTGGGAATTCCGTTTACGGCCGGACAGATCGTGATCTGGTACGTCGTCAACGCGCCGGACTTCTCGCCGCCGGGGATCGGGGATAAAATCGTCCAAGTGCTGTTCGTCGCCGTGCTGATCGTCCTGTATCGACGATCGTAG
- a CDS encoding glycosyltransferase family 4 protein, translating to MARVAVLHNTLDLQGGADVVCLSTCAALQDDHDVTLYTLSTTDPAALAERFDIGLDPAGLSVRSPRGGSTAARALSAATPVFGPQLPFRTVLVRAIFEREADRYDLAVSTANEVSLSLPSVQYVHYPQFRGHRSGEADGDGDAGRLNRLWSRLAAPTDGDLKSTTLLANSAWTAGVVERRYGVEPTVVHPPVAPIEGGRPWQERENGIVVVGRLAPDKRILDAVEIVDGLRDRGHDVHLHVVGAAPPAYRQYVRRVESAAGERSYVAVETDVPRSRIEELLRTHRYGLNCKPDEHFGLSVAEYVAGGMIAFAPDGGGQRDVLDGRDDRLFAGTSEAIDLVSAAIEEGHRPRLATDRFAPERFRDALGSAVERALH from the coding sequence ATGGCGCGCGTGGCCGTCCTCCACAACACCCTCGACCTCCAGGGCGGCGCCGACGTGGTCTGTCTGTCGACCTGCGCGGCCCTCCAGGACGACCACGACGTGACGCTGTACACGCTGTCGACGACCGATCCGGCGGCACTGGCCGAGCGGTTCGACATCGGTCTCGATCCCGCGGGGCTTTCGGTCCGGTCGCCGCGGGGCGGGAGCACGGCCGCGCGAGCGCTCTCCGCGGCGACGCCCGTGTTCGGACCGCAACTCCCCTTCCGGACCGTCCTCGTCCGTGCGATCTTCGAGCGCGAGGCCGACCGCTACGACCTGGCGGTGAGCACCGCGAACGAGGTGTCGCTGTCGCTTCCGTCTGTACAGTACGTCCACTATCCGCAGTTCCGCGGGCACCGATCGGGCGAGGCCGACGGAGACGGCGACGCCGGCAGACTGAACCGCCTGTGGAGTCGGCTGGCGGCCCCGACCGACGGCGATCTGAAATCGACGACGCTGCTCGCGAACTCCGCGTGGACCGCGGGCGTCGTCGAGCGGCGCTACGGCGTCGAACCGACCGTCGTCCACCCGCCGGTCGCGCCGATCGAGGGCGGCCGCCCGTGGCAGGAGCGGGAGAACGGCATCGTCGTGGTGGGGCGACTCGCGCCGGACAAGCGGATCCTCGATGCGGTCGAGATCGTCGACGGCCTCCGAGATCGGGGCCACGACGTCCACCTCCACGTGGTCGGCGCCGCACCGCCGGCGTACCGACAGTACGTCCGAAGGGTCGAGTCGGCGGCCGGGGAGCGCTCGTACGTCGCCGTCGAGACCGACGTCCCGCGATCGCGGATCGAGGAGTTGCTCCGGACGCACCGCTACGGCCTGAACTGTAAGCCCGACGAGCACTTCGGGCTCTCGGTGGCCGAATACGTCGCGGGCGGGATGATCGCGTTCGCGCCCGACGGCGGGGGTCAGCGCGACGTCCTCGACGGTCGCGACGATCGGCTGTTCGCCGGGACGAGCGAGGCGATCGATCTCGTTTCGGCCGCCATCGAGGAGGGGCATCGACCGCGGCTCGCCACCGACCGGTTCGCCCCGGAGCGCTTCCGGGACGCGCTCGGCAGCGCCGTCGAGCGGGCACTACATTGA
- a CDS encoding translation initiation factor eIF-1A, whose product MTEETGRRNLRMPNGDELFATVTEHNGGNHVRVRCADGKNRMGRIPGRMKYRTWINEGDVVLVEPWDWQDEKANIEWRYSEQDADQLRQEGHIE is encoded by the coding sequence GTGACTGAGGAAACAGGGCGTCGAAACCTTCGAATGCCCAACGGAGACGAGCTGTTCGCCACTGTCACGGAACACAACGGTGGCAACCACGTACGCGTCCGCTGTGCGGACGGCAAAAACCGCATGGGCCGGATCCCCGGCCGAATGAAGTACCGGACCTGGATCAACGAGGGCGACGTCGTCCTCGTCGAGCCGTGGGACTGGCAGGACGAGAAGGCCAACATCGAGTGGCGCTACTCGGAGCAGGACGCAGACCAGCTCCGGCAAGAAGGTCACATCGAATAG
- a CDS encoding aldo/keto reductase, whose translation MECAFVGAGAVAEKYAAGLDASPLELTAVCDLDAERAERLADSYDAAAYDDLDALLDAEAAPLVANLTSHAAHADVTEACLSRDRHVFSEKPLALDADRAFALVETAERRGLALGCAPINHRCDAQRHARWLLGDGRLGPIRLGYAHAHVGRVTEWHNSPESFLAVGPLYDGAVYPLNLLVTWFGPVDRVRTADALDVWPARENRRPERPAHVEATLAFETGPVVRLTASLYAPHRSREFNSLELHGDDGSLYLADSGALAADRDTVAVGGAGRPYVSAPYPAPRRRRAYLAGPERLAERVAADGPTTAGARRAAHVVAVCNAIERAAETGESVGVDTDDSTRAALETERSPPPVRPLEDADRSVESVVRGVGSPGRDAALRLPPIGFGCSRYRDGDYVERIDSIATALDAGYRLLDSAELYGNEARIGDLLDSPGAPDREGLFLLSKVWNTNHEHVAEACEGTLAELGVDALDSYLLHWPDAWRYQGPLRALAERPPDEQEALTFPTDADGDPDAVDVPLAETWARMERLVDRGLTRTLGVCNVSLSDLETILESARVPPAIVQIESHPYLPRTELIEACHARGIRVLAHSPLSAPGLLDEPALAAVADAHEASPAAAALAFHVDRGVVPIPASNDPDHVVDNLAAARLRLTEADRERLATLADPGFER comes from the coding sequence ATGGAGTGCGCGTTCGTCGGCGCGGGCGCGGTGGCCGAGAAGTACGCCGCCGGTCTCGACGCGTCCCCGCTCGAACTGACCGCCGTCTGCGATCTCGACGCGGAGCGCGCCGAGCGCCTCGCCGACTCGTACGACGCGGCCGCCTACGACGACCTCGACGCGCTGCTGGACGCCGAGGCCGCGCCGCTCGTCGCGAACCTCACGAGCCACGCCGCTCACGCGGACGTCACCGAGGCGTGCCTCTCTCGCGATCGGCACGTCTTCAGCGAGAAGCCGCTGGCCTTGGACGCCGACCGCGCGTTCGCCCTCGTCGAGACGGCCGAGCGACGCGGTCTCGCGCTCGGCTGTGCGCCGATCAATCACCGCTGCGACGCCCAACGACACGCGCGGTGGCTCCTCGGCGACGGCCGCCTCGGGCCGATCCGCCTCGGCTACGCCCACGCTCACGTGGGCCGCGTGACCGAGTGGCACAACTCGCCGGAATCGTTCCTCGCGGTCGGTCCGCTGTACGACGGCGCGGTGTACCCGCTGAATCTCCTTGTCACGTGGTTCGGCCCCGTCGATCGCGTTCGGACCGCGGACGCGCTCGACGTCTGGCCCGCGCGCGAGAACCGACGGCCCGAGCGTCCCGCGCACGTCGAGGCGACGCTCGCCTTCGAGACCGGTCCCGTCGTCCGGCTGACCGCGAGCCTCTATGCCCCCCACCGGAGCCGGGAGTTCAACAGCCTCGAACTCCACGGCGACGACGGCTCGCTCTACCTCGCCGACAGCGGCGCGCTCGCGGCCGACCGCGACACCGTCGCCGTCGGCGGCGCCGGCAGGCCCTACGTCTCGGCACCCTATCCGGCCCCGCGACGCCGACGCGCCTACCTCGCCGGGCCGGAACGGCTCGCAGAGCGCGTCGCGGCCGACGGGCCGACGACCGCGGGCGCGCGACGCGCCGCCCACGTCGTCGCCGTCTGTAACGCGATCGAACGCGCCGCAGAGACGGGCGAGTCAGTCGGCGTCGACACGGACGACTCGACGCGGGCCGCGCTGGAGACCGAGCGCTCGCCACCGCCCGTCCGTCCGCTCGAAGACGCCGATCGATCCGTCGAATCGGTCGTGCGCGGCGTCGGTTCCCCCGGCCGTGACGCGGCGCTCCGGCTCCCGCCGATCGGCTTCGGCTGCTCGCGCTACCGCGACGGCGACTACGTCGAGCGCATCGACTCGATCGCGACGGCGCTGGACGCCGGCTACAGACTCCTCGACTCCGCGGAGCTCTACGGCAACGAGGCGCGGATCGGCGACCTGCTCGATTCGCCCGGCGCGCCGGACCGCGAGGGCCTCTTCCTGCTCAGCAAGGTCTGGAACACGAACCACGAGCACGTCGCCGAGGCCTGCGAGGGCACGCTCGCGGAACTCGGCGTCGACGCCCTCGATTCGTACCTGCTCCACTGGCCCGACGCCTGGCGCTATCAGGGTCCGCTCCGGGCGCTCGCCGAGCGTCCGCCGGACGAGCAGGAGGCGCTCACCTTCCCGACCGACGCCGACGGCGATCCCGACGCCGTCGACGTGCCGCTCGCCGAGACGTGGGCGCGGATGGAGCGGCTCGTCGACCGCGGGCTGACGCGGACGCTGGGCGTCTGCAACGTCTCGCTGTCGGACCTGGAGACGATCCTCGAATCGGCGCGCGTGCCGCCCGCGATCGTGCAGATCGAGTCCCATCCCTATCTCCCCCGGACCGAACTGATCGAGGCGTGCCACGCCCGTGGGATCCGCGTGCTCGCGCACTCGCCGCTGTCGGCGCCGGGCCTGCTCGACGAGCCCGCGCTGGCGGCCGTCGCCGACGCCCACGAGGCCTCGCCGGCCGCCGCGGCGCTCGCGTTCCATGTCGACCGCGGCGTCGTACCCATCCCGGCCAGCAACGATCCCGACCACGTCGTCGACAACCTCGCGGCCGCGCGACTCCGCCTCACCGAAGCGGACCGCGAGCGGCTGGCGACGCTCGCCGACCCGGGGTTCGAACGGTGA